In Populus trichocarpa isolate Nisqually-1 chromosome 7, P.trichocarpa_v4.1, whole genome shotgun sequence, the following proteins share a genomic window:
- the LOC7465578 gene encoding beta-amyrin 28-monooxygenase, with translation MESFFLCSLILFVVFISIPLLLLICIHKSNVSHPNLPPGKMGFPIIGESLEFLSSGRKGYPEKFIYDRIAKYSSQVFKTCILGQPTTVVCGAAGNKFLFSNENKLVASWWPDSVNKIFPSSTQTSSKEESKKMRKLLPNFFKPESLQRYVGMMDTIAQRHLEDSWEGKQQVTVLPLAKMYTFGIACKVFLSIDDPKHAAKLAHPFNDLASGIISIPIDLPGTSFNRGIKASKWIRKELVSIIKQRKVDLAENRALRTQDMLSHMLLTTDEDGQYMKETDIADKILGLLIGGHDTASAVITFIVKYLAELPHIYQEVLKEQMEIAKWKRPRELLNWNDIQKMKYSWNVACEVLRLAPPLQGAFREAINDFNFAGFHVPKGWKLYWSASSTHRNPECFQDPEKFDPARFEGTGPAPYTYVPFGGGPRMCPGKEYARLEILVFMHNLVRRFRWEKLIPDEKIIVDPILIPAKQLPIRLFHRQKNINTRIH, from the exons ATGGAGTCCTTCTTTCTATGCAGCCTAATCCTTTTCGTTGTCTTCATTTCTATTCctcttttattattaatctGCATCCACAAATCCAATGTTTCTCATCCTAATCTCCCACCGGGTAAGATGGGCTTCCCGATCATCGGAGAGAGCCTTGAATTCCTGTCTTCAGGAAGGAAAGGTTACCCTGAAAAGTTCATTTATGATAGAATAGCCAAGTACTCATCCCAAGTTTTCAAGACTTGTATTCTAGGGCAGCCCACTACAGTCGTTTGTGGGGCGGCAGGCAACAAGTTCTTGTTCTCTAATGAAAACAAGCTTGTTGCCTCATGGTGGCCAGATTCAGTAAACAAGATCTTCCCTTCCTCTACACAAACCTCTTCAAAAGAGGAATCCAAGAAGATGAGGAAGTTGCTACCTAACTTTTTCAAACCTGAATCCTTGCAAAGATATGTAGGAATGATGGACACTATTGCACAAAGACACTTGGAGGATAGTTGGGAAGGCAAACAACAAGTAACTGTGCTTCCACTAGCTAAGATGTACACCTTTGGGATAGCATGCAAAGTATTCTTGAGCATTGATGATCCAAAACATGCTGCCAAGTTAGCCCATCCTTTCAATGATCTGGCATCTGGGATAATTTCTATTCCCATAGATTTGCCAGGAACATCTTTCAATCGCGGTATCAAGGCCTCAAAGTGGATAAGAAAGGAGTTGGTATCTATCATAAAGCAAAGGAAGGTTGATCTAGCCGAGAATAGAGCTTTGCGTACACAAGATATGCTGTCTCACATGCTGTTAACAACTGATGAGGATGGGCAATACATGAAGGAGACAGACATAGCTGACAAAATTCTGGGTTTGTTGATTGGTGGTCATGACACTGCTAGTGCTGTAATCACTTTTATTGTCAAGTATCTTGCTGAGCTTCCTCACATCTACCAGGAGGTTTTAAAGG AACAAATGGAGATTGCAAAGTGGAAAAGGCCAAGGGAGCTGCTCAACTGGAATGATATTCAGAAAATGAAGTATTCGTGGAATGTTGCATGTGAAGTACTGAGACTAGCTCCTCCACTTCAGGGTGCTTTTAGGGAGGCCATAAATGACTTCAACTTCGCAGGTTTCCACGTACCTAAGGGTTGGAAG TTATATTGGAGTGCCAGTTCAACACACAGGAATCCTGAATGCTTCCAGGATCCTGAAAAATTTGACCCGGCGAGATTCGAAGGGACAGGACCGGCACCTTATACTTATGTGCCATTTGGAGGGGGGCCTAGGATGTGTCCTGGGAAAGAATATGCACGGTTGGAGATACTCGTGTTCATGCATAACTTGGTAAGAAGGTTCAGGTGGGAGAAGCTGATTCCTGATGAGAAGATAATTGTGGATCCCATTCTAATTCCTGCTAAACAACTCCCCATCCGCCTTTTTCATCGTCAGAAAAATATTAACACTAGAATACATTAG